In the genome of Methanopyrus kandleri AV19, one region contains:
- a CDS encoding SAM-dependent methyltransferase, giving the protein MRLTPIGWVVERTDEEGLVKVRERYRKCLEGLEGFSHVWILWWGHEADRTVTRVRPVHGEVPELVGVFACRSPDRPNPVLLTLCRILEVRPNSGELRVSGLDARAGSPVVDMKPYLPGYDEPDGEVSVPEWVEMVKRGHRPPRTRGHRR; this is encoded by the coding sequence TTGCGTCTGACACCGATAGGGTGGGTCGTCGAGCGTACGGACGAAGAGGGACTTGTGAAGGTGAGGGAGAGATACAGGAAGTGCCTCGAGGGGTTGGAGGGATTCTCCCACGTCTGGATATTATGGTGGGGACATGAAGCGGATCGGACAGTTACGAGGGTAAGGCCCGTTCACGGGGAAGTCCCCGAGCTCGTCGGTGTTTTCGCCTGCAGGAGTCCCGACCGGCCGAATCCCGTGCTCCTGACGCTTTGTCGGATACTGGAAGTTCGTCCGAACTCCGGCGAGCTTCGGGTCTCCGGCCTAGACGCCCGAGCCGGATCGCCGGTGGTCGATATGAAGCCGTACCTACCCGGTTACGACGAACCCGATGGGGAGGTGTCGGTACCGGAGTGGGTCGAGATGGTCAAACGGGGTCACCGGCCTCCTCGAACTCGAGGTCACCGTCGATGA
- the glyS gene encoding glycine--tRNA ligase translates to MTEDVYERIMEIARRRGFILPAFRIYGGARGFYDYGPLGALLKRKIEEKWREYYVHKEGFMEIEAPNLLIGEVFEASGHVEHFIDPMTHCSECGEFFRADHLAEEELGVDAEGMSPEELEDLIREHDLRCPECGGELAEVTEFNLMFDTNIGPKEGRTGYLRPETAQAIFIQFKDLYRWARQKLPFGVVQIGRAYRNEISPRQGVIRLREFTQAEAEVFFDPEEKEYPGFERYADEVLKFYPIEEQRKENGEMLEMSVREAVEEGMVSQPIGYFLGLTKRMLNEMGVPNEAIRSRQHLPEERAHYASDCWDVEVKLERFGWVEVVGIADRTDYDLKKHSEHSGEDLRAFRELEEPKIVYRPEPVMKELGPRFKSDAPKIAEALRRITAESEDELKGGLTVEVDGKEVEVPPECYEIVKEKVTGERFYPHVIEPSYGIDRILYCVLEHNFDPEEGVFRFPAWLAPIEVGVFPLLKRSDMVEYARRVARMLREEGFTVEYDDSGSIGRRYARADEIGVPYCVTVDHETLEDDTVTIRDRDTTEQVRVEVDELADVLRGLIDGDLEFEEAGDPV, encoded by the coding sequence TTGACCGAGGATGTCTACGAACGTATCATGGAGATCGCACGCCGACGCGGGTTCATACTGCCTGCGTTCCGCATCTACGGGGGAGCCCGGGGCTTCTACGACTACGGTCCCCTGGGAGCACTCCTGAAGCGGAAGATCGAGGAGAAGTGGCGCGAGTACTACGTCCATAAGGAAGGTTTCATGGAAATCGAAGCTCCCAACCTGCTCATAGGCGAGGTGTTCGAGGCTTCCGGTCACGTCGAGCACTTCATAGACCCCATGACTCACTGCAGCGAGTGTGGCGAGTTCTTCCGTGCCGATCACTTGGCCGAGGAGGAGCTGGGAGTCGACGCCGAAGGAATGTCGCCCGAGGAGTTGGAGGACTTGATCCGTGAGCACGACCTCCGATGTCCCGAGTGCGGTGGGGAGCTCGCTGAGGTTACTGAGTTCAACCTAATGTTCGACACGAACATCGGTCCCAAGGAGGGTCGAACGGGGTATTTGCGTCCGGAGACCGCCCAGGCTATCTTCATCCAGTTCAAGGACCTTTACCGATGGGCGCGCCAGAAGCTTCCCTTCGGCGTCGTGCAGATAGGTCGCGCGTACCGAAACGAGATCAGCCCGCGACAGGGTGTGATCCGTCTCCGCGAGTTCACTCAGGCCGAGGCTGAAGTCTTCTTCGACCCCGAGGAGAAGGAGTACCCAGGGTTCGAGCGCTACGCGGACGAAGTCCTCAAGTTCTACCCCATAGAGGAACAGCGGAAGGAGAACGGCGAGATGCTGGAGATGTCCGTTCGTGAGGCAGTCGAGGAGGGCATGGTCAGTCAACCCATCGGCTACTTCCTCGGTCTCACCAAGCGTATGCTCAACGAGATGGGGGTCCCGAACGAAGCCATCCGATCGCGTCAGCACCTTCCCGAAGAGCGGGCACACTACGCCAGCGACTGTTGGGACGTGGAGGTGAAGCTGGAGCGGTTCGGGTGGGTTGAAGTCGTCGGGATCGCGGACAGGACGGATTACGACCTTAAGAAGCACTCGGAACACAGCGGAGAGGACCTACGGGCCTTCCGCGAGCTGGAGGAGCCCAAGATAGTCTACCGCCCGGAACCCGTGATGAAGGAGCTCGGACCGAGGTTCAAGTCGGACGCCCCGAAGATCGCGGAGGCGCTACGTCGGATCACCGCGGAGAGCGAGGACGAGCTGAAGGGAGGTCTCACCGTCGAAGTCGACGGCAAGGAGGTAGAGGTGCCACCGGAGTGCTACGAAATCGTCAAGGAGAAGGTCACGGGCGAGCGGTTCTACCCGCACGTGATCGAACCTTCCTACGGTATCGATCGTATCCTGTATTGCGTCCTCGAGCACAACTTCGACCCGGAGGAGGGCGTGTTCAGGTTCCCGGCCTGGCTGGCGCCGATCGAGGTGGGAGTGTTCCCACTGCTGAAGCGCAGCGACATGGTCGAGTACGCCCGACGCGTGGCCCGCATGCTACGTGAGGAAGGATTTACGGTCGAGTACGACGACTCCGGTTCGATAGGCAGACGATACGCTCGCGCCGACGAGATCGGTGTTCCGTACTGCGTCACCGTAGACCACGAAACTCTCGAGGACGACACGGTGACGATCAGGGACAGGGACACGACCGAGCAGGTCCGCGTGGAGGTCGACGAGCTAGCGGACGTACTACGTGGGCTCATCGACGGTGACCTCGAGTTCGAGGAGGCCGGTGACCCCGTTTGA
- a CDS encoding orotidine 5'-phosphate decarboxylase / HUMPS family protein, with product MLTQVALDLTSLPKAIEIAEASVEAGIHVLEVGTPLIKAEGSRAIERLAEEFPERPIVADTKTMDVGALEAELSIKHGANLGCVLGAAPEETIRSFVTRAHELCAGALVDTIGVNPVDVLSKLKGLEEFPDYLLLHAAIDEPITGEELLHKFGVDRCPARTAVAGGLTPRKIEELDGVDLVIVGGYITSSEDPVKAAEAVVEAAGVEPYDFRPDEDQREALLGIRKHSTVGIVVKDSERVSEVLNAAIRLVEWVRNEPSLRTVGDDDSDLVPKFEGDGRDLTLILGAEEFDREDLESIAKESVKTILVAEEHVLKLYGVAEAVYEI from the coding sequence ATGCTTACACAGGTAGCGTTGGATCTTACATCCCTGCCCAAAGCCATCGAAATAGCCGAAGCGAGCGTGGAGGCCGGAATCCACGTACTTGAGGTCGGAACACCGCTCATCAAGGCCGAAGGATCGCGGGCGATCGAGCGGTTGGCCGAGGAGTTTCCGGAGCGTCCCATAGTCGCCGACACGAAAACGATGGACGTGGGGGCACTGGAGGCGGAGCTATCGATTAAACACGGGGCGAACCTGGGATGCGTGCTGGGTGCGGCGCCCGAGGAGACGATTCGATCGTTCGTCACCAGGGCACATGAGCTCTGCGCCGGGGCATTAGTGGACACTATCGGCGTCAATCCCGTAGACGTCCTGTCGAAGTTGAAGGGACTTGAGGAATTCCCGGACTACCTCCTGCTCCACGCGGCCATCGACGAGCCGATCACGGGGGAAGAGCTACTCCACAAGTTCGGGGTCGACCGGTGTCCCGCGAGAACTGCGGTCGCAGGTGGTCTTACCCCGAGGAAGATAGAGGAGCTGGATGGTGTGGACTTGGTGATCGTGGGCGGGTACATCACGTCCTCTGAGGACCCCGTGAAGGCCGCGGAGGCTGTCGTGGAAGCCGCCGGTGTGGAACCTTACGATTTCAGACCCGACGAAGACCAGCGTGAGGCGTTGCTCGGTATTCGTAAACACAGTACCGTGGGGATCGTCGTGAAGGATTCTGAACGTGTCTCCGAAGTCTTGAACGCGGCCATCCGGCTCGTGGAATGGGTCCGAAACGAGCCCAGCTTGCGTACGGTCGGTGACGACGACTCGGATCTCGTGCCGAAGTTCGAGGGTGACGGGCGCGATCTCACCCTGATCCTGGGAGCGGAGGAGTTCGATCGGGAGGACCTGGAGAGTATCGCCAAGGAGAGCGTGAAGACGATCCTCGTGGCCGAGGAGCACGTACTCAAGCTGTACGGGGTAGCGGAAGCAGTCTACGAGATATGA
- a CDS encoding tRNA (guanine(10)-N(2))-dimethyltransferase, with protein MELEIITEGRTPLKVPKTRGQPSARDPVFYNPAMQLSRDLTVSSLVQYGPKIVCDPLAGVGARGIRIAVELSPEVVVLNDLNPRAVELIEENVRLNDVEDVCRIENRDANALMHEDELAGRFDYVDIDPFGPPVPFLDAAVRTVRNRGVVGISATDVSALAGRYPRSARRKYWVEVERVEFYQEVAIRALISYIVRTCAKYDLAFEPHIAFFQRHHVRVIGEIRRGARRADRALKRLGYLLHCRECGYTSEREFDRECPRCGSGSVVRLGPLWLPDFADRERAERAASDARELGLEEAAELLETVAKETGTNPWAYDIHRWASRLGLSRVPSLTSVLEGLREEGFNAVRPHYSKRAVVKTDASPEEFEAVLTEVAGDSGCLHR; from the coding sequence ATGGAGCTTGAGATAATCACCGAGGGCCGCACGCCGCTGAAAGTCCCGAAGACCCGCGGGCAGCCCTCCGCCAGAGACCCAGTGTTCTACAACCCCGCAATGCAACTGAGCCGCGATTTAACGGTATCCTCGCTGGTGCAATACGGCCCGAAGATCGTGTGTGATCCGCTGGCGGGAGTAGGCGCTCGCGGGATCCGCATCGCCGTCGAGTTGAGTCCTGAGGTGGTCGTCCTCAACGATCTCAATCCCCGCGCGGTCGAGCTGATCGAGGAGAACGTCCGGTTGAACGACGTCGAGGACGTCTGCAGGATCGAGAACCGTGATGCGAACGCCTTGATGCACGAAGATGAGCTGGCAGGTCGTTTCGATTACGTCGACATCGATCCGTTCGGGCCTCCGGTCCCGTTCTTGGATGCCGCCGTTAGAACGGTCCGGAACCGTGGCGTGGTCGGGATCTCCGCCACCGACGTCTCGGCCCTCGCAGGGCGTTACCCGCGCTCGGCCCGGAGGAAGTATTGGGTCGAGGTTGAGCGCGTCGAGTTCTACCAGGAAGTGGCCATCCGCGCGCTGATTTCGTACATCGTCCGAACGTGTGCGAAGTACGACCTCGCGTTCGAACCACATATCGCGTTCTTCCAGCGTCATCATGTGCGCGTAATCGGCGAGATCCGAAGAGGAGCCCGCCGAGCCGATCGGGCGTTAAAACGGCTCGGTTACCTTCTGCACTGTCGCGAGTGTGGGTACACTTCGGAGCGCGAGTTCGATCGTGAGTGCCCGCGCTGCGGGTCAGGGAGCGTAGTAAGGTTGGGACCCCTGTGGTTGCCCGACTTCGCGGACCGGGAGCGGGCCGAACGTGCGGCTTCGGACGCCCGCGAACTCGGGCTCGAAGAGGCTGCGGAACTCCTGGAGACTGTGGCGAAGGAGACCGGGACGAATCCTTGGGCTTACGATATCCACCGATGGGCGTCGAGGTTGGGCTTATCCAGGGTGCCGAGTCTGACCTCGGTACTTGAGGGGCTCCGTGAGGAGGGATTCAACGCGGTGCGTCCACACTATTCAAAGAGAGCCGTTGTGAAAACCGACGCGAGTCCGGAGGAGTTCGAAGCCGTCCTCACAGAGGTGGCGGGGGACAGCGGATGCTTACACAGGTAG
- a CDS encoding 50S ribosomal protein L35ae has product MSEVKRGVIVNYRMGRHTQDPRQCIIEFEGVESRSEAAQLIGKEVIWKHPETGKVIRGKVVDTHGNNGAVRVRFERGLPGQALGTEVTLK; this is encoded by the coding sequence GTGAGTGAGGTCAAGCGAGGTGTGATCGTGAACTACCGCATGGGACGGCACACGCAGGATCCCAGGCAGTGCATAATAGAGTTTGAGGGTGTCGAGAGCAGATCAGAGGCGGCCCAGTTGATCGGTAAGGAAGTCATCTGGAAGCACCCGGAGACGGGTAAGGTGATTCGGGGTAAAGTGGTCGACACCCACGGCAACAACGGGGCCGTACGCGTCCGGTTCGAGCGTGGTCTCCCGGGCCAGGCCCTGGGTACCGAGGTGACACTGAAGTGA
- a CDS encoding DegT/DnrJ/EryC1/StrS family aminotransferase translates to MREDPIPIAQPILGDEEARAVTEVLRSGQLAQGPRVEEFEREFAQFVGCEHCVATSSGTTALQLALESAGLGPGDLAIVPSFTFIATANAALHVGADVAFVDIDLETYCMDPRSLEEVVKLLKDRVLRPRTVAVIPVHLYGHPADMDPILEIAEEHDLIVIEDAAQAHGAEYKGRRIGSLGDAACFSFYPTKNMTTGEGGAITTDDGELAERARMLRSHGERERYDHVELGYNFRMTDIAAAIGIVQLRRLEEFNERRRENARYYLKELADLEPLIELPTEKPWAKHVYHQFTIRINVEELSCTRDEFAEALRAEGVDCAVHYPTPLHRQPVYLRRGYHATELPKSERAAETVLSIPVHPGLSEEDRQDVVEAVEKVVSAFSR, encoded by the coding sequence ATTAGGGAGGACCCTATACCGATCGCTCAACCTATCCTGGGTGACGAGGAGGCCCGTGCCGTCACGGAGGTCCTTCGGTCGGGCCAGCTCGCTCAGGGACCACGCGTTGAGGAGTTCGAGCGTGAGTTCGCCCAGTTCGTCGGATGTGAACACTGCGTCGCGACGAGCTCGGGCACGACCGCACTGCAGCTCGCCCTGGAGTCCGCCGGGCTCGGGCCGGGCGACCTCGCGATCGTGCCGTCTTTTACGTTTATCGCTACTGCGAACGCCGCCTTACACGTGGGCGCCGACGTCGCGTTCGTGGACATCGATCTGGAAACGTACTGTATGGATCCACGCTCCCTGGAGGAGGTCGTGAAGCTCCTGAAAGACCGCGTGCTACGTCCCCGCACCGTAGCAGTGATCCCTGTGCACCTCTACGGCCACCCCGCTGACATGGACCCGATCCTAGAGATCGCGGAGGAACACGATCTCATCGTGATCGAGGACGCGGCACAGGCCCACGGAGCCGAGTACAAAGGTAGGAGGATAGGATCCTTGGGAGACGCCGCCTGCTTCAGCTTCTATCCGACCAAGAACATGACCACGGGAGAGGGCGGGGCGATCACCACGGACGACGGGGAACTGGCCGAGCGGGCCAGAATGCTCCGCTCACACGGCGAGCGCGAACGCTACGATCACGTGGAGCTAGGGTACAACTTTCGGATGACGGACATCGCCGCGGCTATCGGGATCGTCCAGCTTCGGAGGCTGGAGGAGTTCAACGAGCGGAGGAGGGAGAACGCTCGCTACTACCTCAAGGAACTGGCCGATTTAGAACCCCTCATCGAACTACCGACCGAGAAGCCCTGGGCGAAACACGTTTACCATCAGTTCACGATTAGGATCAACGTGGAAGAGTTGTCCTGTACGAGAGACGAGTTCGCGGAGGCGCTCCGTGCCGAGGGAGTGGACTGTGCCGTACACTACCCGACTCCGCTACACCGACAACCCGTATACCTCAGGCGCGGTTATCACGCCACGGAGCTCCCGAAATCGGAGCGTGCGGCCGAGACCGTACTATCCATTCCGGTACATCCGGGTTTGTCGGAGGAGGACCGTCAGGACGTTGTGGAAGCCGTTGAGAAGGTCGTTTCCGCGTTTTCCCGATAG